Genomic DNA from Fimbriimonas ginsengisoli Gsoil 348:
CCGGATCCGCTCGGTAGATGGAGCGGACCCTTAGTGTCTCACGAAATTAAGCGCCGATGGAGTTCCGGCGACTTATCGTGGCCCTACATCCACGAAGAACGCCTGGGGGTGATCGGCCGCGGTAGCCACGACGGAAGTGGTGCTCGTCAGCAGGTTAACCACGAGGATCTGGTTGGGAGAGTTCGCCGTGGCCAAAAGGTGATCGTCGTCTATTGACCATCTCAGAAGGTTCTGAGTGGTCATCCCGGGCACCGCAGTTGCGCTGCCTCCGGTAATGGGCAAGATCATCCATCCCGCGGCGGTGCCGCCCAACTGCTTGTAAAGCACCTTGGTTCCGGATGGGCTGAAGCGCGCCTGCTGAGCGAACGAATCGACACCCGCAAGGATGTGTTCACCACCTGAGTCGAAGACCACAAGGCCGTTCGGCGAATTGGCCAGAACCTGACCCGACGACCCGACATCCATGGCTCGGAGGATTGTCGGCACATCCGACGCAAGCCGGTTATTGGTCGCGATCACCACCGGCGCGACGCCGGTCCGGTACAAAATCAGCCGGTCGCGAGCATGGATGCCGGCTCCCGTTTCCGCTTCCTGGGTGGAGATCACTACATCGGTTCCATGGCCCGGGTGAATCGACCGCATTGCTATGATCGAGTCGTACCTCCAACCCGCGTCGGGAGTGACGTCGTACAGATGCGACGACGTCTGCGTGGCCGCATCGAAACGGGTGACGTACCAATGCGGCGTAGTGAATTCCAAGCCGAGGAAGCTGTGATCGTCGATCCGGTATGAATCCTCGAACAGGCGTTGGTTTCCCGTAATCAGCGCCGTGTAGAGAAGTTGTTCGCCGGACCCGGACGGAACGTAGACGTTGAGGTCGTTATCGTTCGTCCCCTCACGGTTCTTTTCCTCGATGTAATAGACGGAGGGCGAGTCGGCTGGATAGTAAAGCGCGAAGGTGCCGAGTGTGTTGCTGTGGGCAGTCGCCGTGAAGTGGACGGCGTCCGCCACGGTCGTCAGTTGAACCCACGCGGCGTCCGCGTTCATCTTGTAGAAAATTCTGGTTTGCGGACGCACCGCCTCGGGCACTGCCGAAGCGGGGTACGAGATGGTCAACGCGATGGGTGAGGCAGTGTGCAGATCGACGTCGCTTGACCCCAGGTCGAAGCTCGAGCTCGGTACCTCGACCCAGCCACTGGGCGGGGTGAAGGAAGTGGGGGTTTCTCGGGCTTGCACTTCCACCGGCGTGGTCACCGCCGATGCCGGAAGGACGACGGAGAGGCTCTCCAAGCTGAAGGCGCCACCCGCGCTCGTCCAATTCCAGCCGCTTCCCGCTGGGTAGAAGAGAGCGTAACTGGAGAATCCGTTGATGGATGCCGAGGCACTATGCGTGCCGGGATCGACGGCGGTATCGACAGCCGTCCACGTCGAAGCGCCGTCCGCCATTCGATAGATCTTCAGTGACGAAACGGATCCTGCCGGCACTGATCCAGCCACGTAGGAGAGCCGAAGCGTTGCCGCGGACGCAAAGTCGACATGCGCGAACGCATAGCCGACGCCCGCGTAGGTTTGACCCGTTGGCGGGTGGGCGGGGTTGCCGATCGGGGCTACCGTCACGACCTTATCGCCGGCGACCGCCCCAGCAGGGAGGATAAGGGTTGCCCGCCCGTCCGAGGTAGTGAACGTTCCTCCCGCGACGGGAAGGGTCCAACTCTGGGCAACGGGTTGAGCGTGGGCCCCCGAACCCGCACAACCCGCAATCCAGAGCAGCGTCAATAGCGGCAGTAAGAACCCAATCAATCTTCTCATTCAAAATACACCGAGGGGCATTATAGAGAAACTGTGCCGCAATAGCCATGAACTCCGAAAAAGGGGAGCGATACTGAGGGGACTCTAACGGCTTACTATGCCCGCGGCCTTAAGGCTCGGGCCGGTTCGGTCGCTCTTTTCCGGTACCGAGGCCATGAGTAGATCGAGCCTCCAAGCTCGGATTTCTCAGCAAAAGGAAGCTATTTTTCCTCCAATCCTCCAATCGGTGAACTGCCGCAAGCGAAAGTGGAGTCGTATAACCCGTGCCCCAGGCAACGGATCTCGATTGACACAGGGGGGAGGGTTAGGTATTATCCCCCCTGCGTCACGGGTGACCGTGGGGCGGCTACGGTAGGGATTCTCTACCTTAGGAGAAAACCTCTTAGTTGAAGCGGTTAGATGCGCAACTGCCGGATGGAACGAATGAATAAGCCCCGACTTGCCCCCAGCGGCAAGAGCACTCCTCGGGAGATTTCCTCCGCGCTTCAGCTACAGTTCGTCGGGTTTTCCGCGCAAGAGCTATCTTGTGTCTGCGCAACGGTTATCGGTGAGGTCTACGTGATTGGCAAACTCCTTCATCCCAGTTAGCAACCTTCTGGCTTGCTCCCTCGTTTTCGGCGCTATCGCCGCCCCCTCAGCCCTCGGTCAGCCGATGGCGTGGTTACGCCGCCTTTTCGGCCGTAAATCGTTTAACGCCGTCGCGGAGCCAATGGCTCCGCGAGTCGAAACCGATTCCGGGTGGACGCTCATCCACGCGGACGATATAGCGGCGTTCGAAGCGTGGCTCGGCAAGGACGAGACCGGACTTCCCTTCCGCCCCGGCGAAGAAGCTTCCCTCGGCTCGCACCTGCTCATCGAGCTCTTCGGCTGTCGCGGCGATATGCTGAAGTACGAAGACCACGTGGGCGACGCGATGCGCGCGGCCGCGGTCGAGAGCAAAGCGACGGTCGTGGAGCAATCGTTCCACGAGTTCAAGCCGTACGGCGTCAGCGGCGCCGTCATCATCCAGGAGTCGCACTACACGATTCACACCTGGCCCGAGCACGGCTACGCAGCCGTCGACCTTTTCTACTGCGGCGGCACGGTGCAAGTGCACCGAGCGGTCGAGGTGCTCCGCGAGCGCTTCCAACCCGAGCGCATCAAGTTCCTCGTCGTCCGACGTGGACTCCAAAGCGAAGTAGAAAGGTAAGTCCGAAAAGTAGCATCGGCTCCCAGCCGATGCTACTTTTCGGGAGCCAACAGATCGGAAACGGGAACCGAAGGAGCTCCTTCGAACGCGGGAGGAATCTCTTCGCCGGCTTCGAAGATTCGGGTTTCCGCGTACGCTCCGCTCTCCGGCCGAGAGAAGACCTCCACTCGGGAACGGCTTAAGTCGACGATCCAATACACCGGCACGGCTGCTGCCGCGTAAATTGGACCCTTAATTTTTCGGTCCATCGCCAGGGTCGAGTCTGAAACTTCTACGATCAGCAAGGCTTGATCGGCGGTTGGATGACCCCTCCGCATACGCAACGAACCCTTGAGAACCTTCAAGTCGGGCTCTGGCGAGTCCTGCCCAATGATCAATGGATTTTGAATGGACGTGTGAAATCGTTCTGGGTCGAGAGACCGAAATGCCATCAACAGCGCGTCGACGGCGAATGCATGCGGCCAATTTTGTCCTATCTTTTCGTATAACTCGCCATCCAAAATCTCGTAGCGCGAGGACTTGTCGACGACCCCAGCATTGATGGCTTCTTGTAAAGCTTCGGGATTCCACCGAAGGCGTTGGCTTCCATCTTCCTCCACCCGTCCCATTAAGCTGGCCATAGCGTCATTCTACGCCCGGCCGCGCGACAAAACGAAGTTCATACCGCGAACTAGCCTCTTCGGAATAAGGAGCATTTAAGGTTCTCCTCCAGAGAACCTTCTGAGAACGTCGAACCGCCTATGCTAGACGAATGCTCGCTCTCCTGATCGCGGCCCTCGCCGCGCAGTCGCCTCAACTTCCGTTATTCGCTCCCGCCGGACTCGACCCCGCGCGGGTCGTGCCGGGTGGGACGTCGATTCTCC
This window encodes:
- the speD gene encoding adenosylmethionine decarboxylase: MANSFIPVSNLLACSLVFGAIAAPSALGQPMAWLRRLFGRKSFNAVAEPMAPRVETDSGWTLIHADDIAAFEAWLGKDETGLPFRPGEEASLGSHLLIELFGCRGDMLKYEDHVGDAMRAAAVESKATVVEQSFHEFKPYGVSGAVIIQESHYTIHTWPEHGYAAVDLFYCGGTVQVHRAVEVLRERFQPERIKFLVVRRGLQSEVER
- a CDS encoding Uma2 family endonuclease, whose product is MASLMGRVEEDGSQRLRWNPEALQEAINAGVVDKSSRYEILDGELYEKIGQNWPHAFAVDALLMAFRSLDPERFHTSIQNPLIIGQDSPEPDLKVLKGSLRMRRGHPTADQALLIVEVSDSTLAMDRKIKGPIYAAAAVPVYWIVDLSRSRVEVFSRPESGAYAETRIFEAGEEIPPAFEGAPSVPVSDLLAPEK